The sequence TGGCTTTTTTCAAATATCGTCCCACCTCAACGGCAAAAAGATTACGAACTTTTCCCATAAGGGCTAATGTTCTCTGTACACCCTGCGGCGAGTTAAACTTAATCAGATATTTCTCTTTGGGACGTGTCGGCTGAGGAGCGTTTTCAACACGATTGTTTAACCGCTTATGTAATCCATGTTCGGTATCCCGGAACATAACCTATATTGGTTTTCGGTAACTTTTCAATTTGTCCGTGACAATTACTCTGGGATTAGGGTGGTTCCCCACTAACCGGCTTAAAAACCTAATTGCGGATTTTTTATTCTGGGATTTTTGATGAGTCAAAGCGACCATTTTCTTTTTCCCAGACAAGTTCTTAGATTAACTTGCACACTGCGTTAAAAAAGATTTTTATGCAATTGCCCTGGCCTGCAACAGGACCCTTCTTTTTTTAATTCTTGAATTTATCTTTTTACTCCCTATATATAAGAATAGAACCATGCTTATTTAAGAAAAATATTATGCATATAAAGAAAAATACAAGGTTAGCATTGTTTTATTTGGGATTAGTTACCTGCGCCTTCAATGCCGCTGCTGCGGAAACATCTTTGTCAAACAAGAGGCAACCTTCTGATAAACTTAAGCTACCAAAGGATGCCGGACTAACCGTGAGTCTCCCTGTTAACCACCTACAGATTCATGGACCAGATAGCCATCAAGTTAAGCTTATCTTAAAAGTTCCTAAGGACTTTAAACCCCTACAACCTTTAGATGGCTCAAGCCATTTGCTTGAATTTATCCCCCGAGGTGATGACCAATTTAACTGGTCTGAGATATTAACCGCGAATATTATTGTTGGAAAAGCGCTCCAGGCCGATACTCTGCTGAAAATTATGGTTGAGGATTTGAAAGTAAATGCTGGTGCTATAGAGATTTTAAAAATGCGCGTTGAAAAATACGACCATTATACTATGGCTGAAGCCGCTCTTATTTATCAGCAAAAAGGAAGAGAAGATGTCGTTTATTTCAGAGCCTATTCCGGCCCATTTGATTTGGTATGTACGCAATATGCTGTGGCTCTCAGGCCTAGTGAAACGCCACAAAAAGCACTCAAGCGCGCCCAGAAGGCCTTGGACGAATATACAGTATTGGCAGACGTTAAGGAAGTTAACGGCGAGTGGATCGAGAATAAATAACGGCACCGTCAAGTTAACTTTTGTAGATAGTAAAGATGTGTATAATTGGACTAATTAGATGCAAAGGAGCTCTTGAGCCGCCTCAGACCAGAGGGTTCAGGCGGCCCTAAAAGCATCTTTTCTTTCGGTGGCTTTTTTCAAATATCGTCCCACCTCCACGGCAAAAAGATTACGAACTTTTCCCATAAGGGCTAATGTTCTCTGTACCCCCTGCGGTGAGTTAAACTTAATCAGATATTTCTCTTTGGGACGTGTCGGCTGAGGAGCGTTTTCAACACGATTGTTTAACCGCTTATGAGATCGATGTTTGGTGTCCCGACACATAATCTATATTAGTTTTCGGTAACTTTTCAATTTGTCCATGACAATGACTCTGGGGTTAGGGTAGTTCATCAACAACCGCCTTAAAAACCTAATTGCCACTTTTTTATTCCGGCGCTTGTGAAAAAAGACATCCAATTCATATCCACTAGAATCGACTGCACGCCACAAGATAAACATCTCTCCCTTGATCTTCACAGTCATTTCCTCAATGTGCCCCTTATCAGAAGGTCTCCTCTCTCGTTTTTTGATGACGTTTCTGAAATGGCTTGAAAATTTGATGCTCCAAGATCGAATTGTCTCACAGCTAACAAGAATTCTTCAGGAAGCTATTTGCTCCTCAATATCTGGATAGCTGTTATTAAACCGATGATAAATCCATACAGCCTGACTAATAATAGAAATAGGAAACCGATGACGACGCGGAGCGGCTGATAATGCCATATTCCAACCCTTTAAACCTTTTGCCCAAAACTACTACACCCGCTCATCACTTCCTAGGTTAACTTGACGGTGCCGTTTCATAAGTAATTTTTCAGTCGTTTTTATCATTCGCGAAAATATCCTAAGGACCCACTTTAGGATATAATATTCCGCAATATTTCAAGGCTTGTGTAATAGTGGCAGG is a genomic window of Candidatus Paracaedibacter acanthamoebae containing:
- a CDS encoding DDE-type integrase/transposase/recombinase is translated as MTVKIKGEMFILWRAVDSSGYELDVFFHKRRNKKVAIRFLRRLLMNYPNPRVIVMDKLKSYRKLI